From Skermanella sp. TT6, a single genomic window includes:
- a CDS encoding DUF1127 domain-containing protein, with protein sequence MTAYTTNSDEMIQPTISGFLGSSPETAKRPEDRSIFARVSSFLYRYWSVYQTRAQLDRLSDRALSDIGIDRDGIPSVVRRQHGGTLVRHSDLNKLLNMTDEDLADIGVCRGDLEDFQAGRIKYVRRRLAA encoded by the coding sequence ATGACCGCCTACACCACCAATTCCGACGAGATGATCCAGCCGACCATTTCCGGCTTTCTCGGCTCCAGTCCCGAAACCGCTAAGCGGCCCGAGGATCGAAGCATCTTCGCACGGGTTTCCTCGTTCCTGTACCGGTACTGGAGCGTTTACCAGACAAGGGCCCAGCTCGACCGCCTCAGCGACCGTGCCTTGAGCGACATCGGCATCGACCGTGACGGCATCCCGTCGGTCGTGCGCCGGCAGCATGGAGGCACCCTGGTACGCCACTCCGATCTCAACAAACTGCTCAACATGACCGACGAAGACCTGGCGGACATCGGCGTCTGCCGTGGCGATCTCGAAGACTTCCAGGCTGGCCGCATCAAGTATGTCCGCCGCCGGCTGGCCGCCTGA
- a CDS encoding DUF1127 domain-containing protein yields MNLFKHIGQIWSQYRAFRSTYSELSQLSDAELKDMGLYRGDIVRIAYDAAESSLTPAKPANRQGRSNAADTFGVLRESH; encoded by the coding sequence GGCCAGATCTGGAGCCAGTATCGCGCGTTCCGTTCCACCTATTCGGAACTGTCGCAGCTCTCCGATGCCGAGCTCAAGGACATGGGTCTCTATCGCGGCGACATCGTGCGGATCGCCTACGACGCGGCCGAATCCAGCCTGACGCCCGCCAAGCCTGCCAACAGGCAGGGTAGATCGAATGCCGCCGACACCTTCGGCGTGCTGCGGGAAAGCCACTGA